One window of the Bacteroidia bacterium genome contains the following:
- a CDS encoding lamin tail domain-containing protein, with the protein MSVSQVEDDFSDGNFTENPSWTGDSQNFTVNTSKQLQLNAAGAGTSYLSVPCEFSGDLEWSFWIKMSFAPSDNNLAKIYLASDNADLNGFLNGYFIRMGQNGANDDIGLWKQNGTSTTKIINGVPGHCAKSSNVIRVKITKSEQGDWAIYSDTLGGKNYFSEGFGSDNSLNLENFSFFGISCKYTSSNASKFYFDDFYIGPIRSDSIDNSTIPTNSIDPNDVVINEILSDPFPGDVHFVEIYNRSQKIIDLKDLFLGSFDSIHNTLKSPKTITTDSKLLYPKRYVALSINTEKLKNRYNCLFPDNLIQMASLPTMNISSGTIVLASSNGTIIDRFSYKSSMQFSLLNSTKGISLERLDFNQPTQDLNNWHSAAESVLSTPGYQNSQYRKTENGTDAIQISPAIFSPDDDGNNDVLSIRYAFEKSGYVGTFIVYDAQGRTIKYLARNQLLATEGVFSWDGTNENREKARTGIYVIYISVFNTNGDVKQFKKTCVLATKLN; encoded by the coding sequence ATGTCAGTTTCGCAAGTGGAAGATGATTTTTCAGATGGAAATTTTACCGAAAATCCTTCTTGGACTGGCGATTCACAAAATTTTACTGTCAATACTTCCAAGCAATTGCAATTAAATGCAGCGGGCGCAGGAACTTCGTATCTTTCTGTTCCTTGCGAGTTTTCTGGTGATTTGGAATGGAGTTTTTGGATAAAAATGTCATTTGCGCCTTCGGATAATAATTTAGCGAAAATTTATTTGGCTTCTGACAATGCGGATTTGAATGGTTTTTTGAATGGATATTTTATTCGCATGGGACAAAATGGCGCGAATGACGATATCGGACTTTGGAAACAAAACGGAACAAGTACGACGAAGATCATTAACGGCGTTCCTGGTCACTGTGCGAAAAGTTCGAATGTCATTCGTGTTAAAATTACGAAGAGTGAACAAGGCGATTGGGCTATTTATTCTGATACCTTGGGTGGAAAAAATTATTTTTCAGAAGGTTTTGGTTCGGACAATTCGCTCAATTTGGAAAATTTTTCTTTTTTCGGAATTTCTTGCAAATACACGAGTTCTAACGCGTCAAAATTTTATTTTGATGATTTTTATATAGGTCCAATTCGCTCGGATAGTATTGATAATTCAACCATTCCGACAAATTCGATTGATCCGAACGATGTGGTAATTAATGAAATTTTATCCGATCCTTTTCCCGGAGATGTTCATTTTGTTGAGATTTATAATCGTTCGCAAAAAATAATTGATTTAAAAGACTTGTTTTTAGGCTCTTTCGATAGCATTCACAATACCTTAAAATCGCCAAAAACAATTACGACAGATTCTAAGCTTTTATATCCTAAAAGATACGTTGCGTTAAGTATCAATACGGAGAAATTAAAAAATCGCTACAATTGCCTATTCCCGGACAATTTGATCCAAATGGCTTCCTTGCCGACGATGAACATTTCTTCCGGAACAATCGTTTTGGCGTCGTCTAACGGAACAATTATAGACCGGTTTTCGTACAAGTCTTCGATGCAATTTTCCTTATTAAATAGCACGAAAGGTATATCTCTGGAAAGACTTGATTTTAATCAGCCTACGCAGGATTTGAATAATTGGCATTCAGCCGCAGAAAGCGTTTTGTCCACTCCTGGATATCAAAATTCTCAATATCGCAAGACTGAAAATGGCACTGATGCGATTCAGATTAGTCCGGCAATTTTTTCGCCAGATGATGATGGAAATAACGATGTGTTAAGTATTCGTTATGCGTTTGAAAAGTCCGGATATGTTGGCACCTTTATCGTTTACGATGCGCAAGGCAGAACGATAAAATACCTTGCAAGAAATCAATTGTTGGCTACAGAAGGGGTTTTTTCTTGGGATGGAACGAATGAAAATCGAGAAAAAGCGCGTACTGGAATTTACGTAATTTATATAAGTGTTTTTAATACGAATGGAGATGTTAAACAATTTAAGAAAACCTGTGTTTTGGCCACAAAATTAAACTAA
- a CDS encoding SDR family oxidoreductase: MKALITGATKGIGREITFALAKKGYDLVLIARNENDLEELKYALNSQEPTRKVIIVSCDLSKKEEIKAMEILVKKEWKTLDVLINNAGIYKTGTATDEPDGNLESCIASNLYSAYHVTRAFADEMKKAGKGHIFNMCSVLSKHPRVDASAYTISKFALLGFNRVLCEDMRCFGVKVTAVLPGSTNTASWDGFNAPADEFVQPKDVANAIVNALEMSPSALAEEIIIKPLHPGI, encoded by the coding sequence ATGAAAGCACTTATTACAGGCGCTACCAAAGGAATTGGCAGAGAAATTACTTTTGCTTTGGCTAAAAAAGGCTACGATTTGGTACTTATTGCGCGCAATGAAAACGATTTGGAAGAACTAAAATATGCGCTCAATTCGCAAGAGCCTACACGAAAAGTCATTATCGTTTCTTGCGATCTTTCCAAAAAAGAAGAAATAAAAGCGATGGAAATACTCGTGAAAAAAGAGTGGAAAACCTTGGATGTATTGATTAATAACGCTGGCATTTACAAAACAGGAACCGCTACCGACGAGCCAGACGGAAATTTAGAATCGTGTATCGCTTCTAATTTATACAGCGCTTACCATGTTACGCGCGCTTTCGCAGATGAAATGAAAAAAGCAGGAAAGGGACATATTTTCAATATGTGTTCGGTATTGAGCAAACATCCGCGCGTGGACGCATCGGCCTATACAATTTCTAAATTTGCTTTGCTTGGTTTTAATCGTGTATTGTGCGAAGATATGCGTTGTTTCGGCGTAAAAGTAACCGCCGTATTGCCGGGCTCTACCAACACTGCGTCGTGGGATGGATTTAACGCGCCGGCAGACGAATTTGTGCAGCCGAAAGATGTGGCGAATGCGATTGTAAATGCACTGGAAATGTCGCCTTCTGCACTTGCGGAAGAAATAATAATCAAACCTTTGCATCCCGGAATCTAA
- a CDS encoding OmpA family protein produces the protein MKHFLLGLLFFLFSANFLSAQQFAKDHSDCGNSMEEVTESNLGPITLDGTSGNNTVSDHKKRSLFFFYKEHNIAWLKFRVQKDTLLTFDIIPHKKTDDVDFLLFRYTGGDGFCDSLRTKKIKPIRTNISKPDSGSNGQTGLSTSATQDFVPWGKGPAYSKALSVKKGEIYYLVLDNFTEGGQDVSIENLSATSNPAPQAKSTIDAAPVKVGSIKVQCPLTISVVDEDNGTPIKGILAIDGLGDKTVTIKDTSSYSVVLGASQSIAINCNSKGYFFYSGSVVSPEESGPITLEIKMKKIKVGSHVTLKNIKFEPEKAEFLVSSKPSLLNLVEFMNANPTAKIEIQGYVNSPGTRNNFRSRRLSKKRAKAVKEYLILQKITKKRLHSKGYGNTNMIYPNPINTEQSEANRRVEIMITYY, from the coding sequence ATGAAACACTTTTTACTCGGTTTATTATTTTTCCTCTTTAGTGCGAATTTTCTTTCTGCACAGCAATTTGCCAAAGATCATTCCGATTGCGGAAATTCAATGGAAGAAGTAACAGAATCTAATTTAGGTCCAATTACATTGGATGGAACCAGTGGAAATAATACGGTTTCCGATCATAAAAAAAGGAGTTTATTTTTTTTCTATAAAGAACACAACATTGCATGGTTGAAATTTCGTGTACAAAAAGATACACTGCTAACGTTTGATATTATTCCTCACAAAAAAACGGACGACGTTGATTTCTTACTTTTTCGTTACACAGGTGGAGATGGTTTTTGCGACAGTTTGCGGACAAAAAAAATAAAGCCGATACGTACAAATATTTCTAAACCAGATAGTGGCTCCAATGGTCAAACAGGTTTATCTACAAGCGCTACGCAAGATTTTGTGCCTTGGGGAAAAGGACCTGCATACAGCAAAGCATTGTCTGTAAAAAAGGGGGAAATTTATTATTTGGTACTTGATAATTTTACAGAAGGCGGACAAGATGTTTCGATTGAAAATCTTTCTGCGACTTCAAATCCAGCTCCACAGGCAAAATCAACGATAGATGCCGCCCCAGTAAAAGTAGGTTCGATTAAAGTTCAATGCCCTTTAACCATCTCGGTTGTGGACGAAGATAACGGAACACCAATCAAAGGCATTTTAGCGATTGATGGTTTAGGGGATAAAACAGTTACGATTAAAGACACTTCCTCTTATTCAGTAGTGCTCGGTGCTTCGCAAAGTATTGCGATAAATTGTAATTCGAAAGGTTATTTCTTTTACAGCGGAAGTGTTGTAAGCCCTGAAGAATCAGGACCTATAACGCTTGAAATAAAAATGAAAAAAATAAAGGTCGGCTCTCACGTAACGTTAAAAAATATAAAATTTGAACCTGAAAAAGCAGAATTTTTAGTTTCTTCGAAACCGTCTTTGCTCAATTTAGTAGAATTTATGAATGCAAATCCTACCGCAAAAATTGAGATTCAAGGTTATGTAAATAGTCCGGGAACACGGAATAATTTTCGTTCTAGAAGACTTTCAAAAAAACGCGCAAAAGCCGTAAAAGAATATTTGATTTTACAAAAAATAACGAAAAAAAGGTTGCACTCAAAAGGCTACGGGAACACAAATATGATTTACCCAAATCCTATCAATACCGAACAAAGCGAAGCCAATCGCCGAGTGGAAATTATGATTACCTATTATTAA
- a CDS encoding aspartate-semialdehyde dehydrogenase, whose product MKTAVVGATGLVGGVMMKILEERNFPVTEFIPVASEKSIGKNIFFKGKSYTIVGMEEAVAMRPDVALFSAGGTTSLEWAPKFAAVGTTVIDNSSAWRMDVTKKLIVPEINASELTLTDKIIANPNCSTIQMVMVLNPLHKKYKIKRVVVSTYQSVTGTGKKAVDQMMNERNGVKGEMAYPYTIDMNVLPHIDVFLENGYTKEEMKMVHETKKILGDNSIQVTATAVRIPVIGGHSESVNIEFENDFDVNEVKKIMNETPGLILADDLRKLHYPMPKDAHNRDEVFVGRIRRDESCAKSLNLWIVADNLRKGAATNAVQIAEYLLQHKML is encoded by the coding sequence ATGAAAACAGCAGTTGTAGGCGCCACAGGACTTGTAGGCGGTGTAATGATGAAAATTCTCGAAGAAAGAAATTTTCCAGTAACGGAATTTATTCCAGTTGCCTCTGAAAAATCAATCGGAAAAAATATTTTTTTCAAGGGTAAATCATACACGATTGTTGGAATGGAAGAAGCGGTTGCGATGCGTCCGGATGTGGCGCTATTCTCGGCAGGCGGAACAACTTCCTTGGAATGGGCGCCGAAATTTGCAGCCGTTGGAACAACTGTTATTGACAATTCTTCGGCTTGGAGAATGGATGTGACCAAAAAGCTAATTGTGCCTGAAATCAATGCTTCTGAACTGACTTTAACGGATAAAATAATTGCCAATCCAAATTGTTCGACGATACAAATGGTAATGGTTTTAAATCCATTGCATAAAAAATACAAAATAAAAAGAGTAGTTGTTTCCACGTATCAATCCGTTACCGGGACAGGAAAAAAAGCAGTAGATCAGATGATGAATGAGCGTAACGGCGTGAAAGGCGAAATGGCATATCCCTACACAATTGATATGAATGTGTTGCCGCACATTGATGTTTTTTTGGAAAACGGATATACAAAAGAGGAAATGAAAATGGTGCACGAAACCAAAAAAATACTGGGCGATAACAGCATTCAAGTTACAGCTACTGCTGTTCGGATTCCGGTTATTGGCGGACATTCCGAATCCGTTAACATCGAATTTGAAAATGATTTTGATGTGAACGAAGTGAAAAAAATAATGAATGAAACACCCGGACTTATTTTGGCGGACGATTTAAGGAAACTTCATTATCCGATGCCAAAAGATGCCCACAATCGAGACGAAGTTTTTGTGGGACGAATTCGCAGAGATGAATCTTGCGCGAAATCACTAAATTTATGGATTGTAGCCGATAATTTACGCAAAGGCGCAGCTACTAATGCAGTTCAAATTGCTGAATATTTATTACAGCATAAAATGCTGTAA
- the trmB gene encoding tRNA (guanosine(46)-N7)-methyltransferase TrmB, producing the protein MTKRKLQRFAETETFGNVFHIGYEDSLQNFSLKGKWNSDYFKNNHPIVLELGCGRGEYSVGLAERFPEKNFIGVDIKGARIWRGAKTAAENKMNNVAFLRTRIDFIESCFEAQEISEIWITFPDPQPQESRERKRLTSDLFLNRYQKILKPKGIIHLKTDNAPFYEYTLEQAQKNNFSIVNSTHDLYAEKNIFSKEKKETAALTEIQTFYEKKFSELGFKICYLNFQI; encoded by the coding sequence GTGACAAAAAGAAAATTGCAACGCTTCGCGGAAACAGAAACTTTCGGAAATGTTTTTCACATCGGATACGAAGATTCTCTGCAAAATTTTTCGTTGAAGGGAAAATGGAATTCGGATTATTTTAAAAACAACCATCCGATTGTTTTGGAGTTGGGCTGCGGAAGAGGGGAATATTCGGTGGGATTGGCGGAACGTTTCCCAGAAAAAAATTTTATCGGTGTAGATATTAAAGGCGCTCGGATTTGGCGCGGCGCGAAAACAGCCGCCGAAAATAAAATGAACAACGTGGCTTTTTTACGCACGCGAATTGATTTTATTGAATCGTGTTTTGAGGCACAAGAAATTTCTGAAATTTGGATTACCTTTCCAGATCCGCAGCCACAGGAAAGTCGCGAGCGGAAAAGACTTACGTCGGATTTATTTTTAAATCGCTACCAAAAAATTTTAAAACCAAAAGGTATTATTCATCTCAAAACAGACAATGCTCCGTTTTATGAATACACATTAGAGCAGGCTCAAAAAAATAATTTTTCGATTGTGAATTCTACGCATGATTTGTATGCTGAAAAAAATATTTTTTCAAAAGAGAAAAAAGAAACCGCTGCATTGACGGAAATTCAAACGTTTTACGAAAAAAAATTTTCAGAGTTAGGATTTAAAATTTGCTATTTAAATTTTCAAATATGA
- a CDS encoding sigma-70 family RNA polymerase sigma factor has product MDEVELIRNCIHHKKEAQQILFERYFGKMMGVCLRYSKDIPQAQEILNDGFFSAFQTLKKYNSEMCFENWLKEIMISAAVKNLRNNRKEYLIASTVNAGDVKKNNDVLSEAKLETMDTETILHALQQLPPAYRVLYNLAVIDDISLKNIMENLDMSEETAIANISKAKFYLQKNLNAFV; this is encoded by the coding sequence ATGGATGAAGTGGAACTAATTCGAAATTGTATTCATCATAAAAAAGAAGCGCAACAAATCTTATTTGAGCGTTATTTTGGTAAAATGATGGGCGTGTGTTTGCGCTATTCCAAAGACATTCCGCAAGCACAAGAAATTTTAAACGATGGATTTTTTTCTGCTTTTCAAACCTTGAAAAAGTACAACTCGGAGATGTGTTTTGAAAATTGGTTGAAAGAAATAATGATTTCGGCAGCCGTCAAAAATTTACGAAACAACCGAAAAGAATATTTGATTGCAAGTACTGTAAATGCTGGAGATGTTAAAAAAAACAATGATGTATTAAGCGAAGCGAAATTGGAAACAATGGATACGGAAACTATATTGCATGCTTTACAGCAATTGCCACCAGCTTACAGGGTGTTGTACAATTTGGCGGTGATTGATGATATTTCTTTGAAAAATATTATGGAAAACTTGGATATGAGCGAAGAAACAGCGATTGCGAATATATCGAAAGCAAAATTTTATTTACAAAAAAATTTAAACGCATTTGTATGA
- a CDS encoding M20 family metallopeptidase → MDLKERIKHLAKNYFSETVEIRRHLHAHPELSFQENNTSDFIAAQLTKIGIPFKRGIAGTGIVALLEGKNSQKKTIALRADMDALPIVEENKTTYVSQNKGVMHACGHDVHTASLLGVAKILTELKNDFEGSIKLIFQPGEEKLPGGASMMIAEGVLQNPQPTCIFAQHVFPSMETGKVGFKKGMYMASTDEIYLTVKGKGGHAAMPKEYNNPLLIASRILIALEAEFKNEKNNFPTVLAFGKIIGNGATNVIPAEVKIEGTFRTMDEKWRSEVHEKIKFIVQKIAKDSGGACDATIVKGYPFLVNDETVTGKAQHWAEIFLGKENVEELPMRMTAEDFAFYSQQIPACFYRLGTGNKVKNIVSGVHTPTFEIDEKALEIGVGLMTWIALNELAER, encoded by the coding sequence ATGGACTTAAAAGAAAGAATAAAACACCTCGCCAAAAATTATTTTTCTGAAACAGTTGAAATCAGAAGGCATTTGCATGCGCATCCCGAATTGTCTTTTCAGGAAAATAACACTTCTGATTTTATCGCAGCACAACTTACCAAAATTGGAATTCCATTTAAAAGAGGAATTGCAGGAACCGGAATCGTGGCGCTTTTAGAAGGAAAAAATTCGCAAAAAAAAACAATCGCTTTGCGTGCCGATATGGATGCTTTGCCGATTGTAGAAGAAAATAAAACAACATACGTTTCGCAAAATAAAGGCGTAATGCATGCCTGCGGACACGATGTACACACGGCTTCTTTGTTGGGTGTGGCAAAAATCCTAACGGAATTAAAAAATGATTTTGAAGGCTCGATAAAGTTAATTTTTCAACCTGGCGAAGAAAAATTACCGGGTGGTGCTTCTATGATGATTGCAGAAGGAGTGCTTCAAAACCCGCAGCCGACTTGTATTTTCGCGCAACATGTTTTTCCTTCGATGGAAACAGGAAAAGTAGGATTTAAAAAAGGAATGTACATGGCATCTACCGATGAAATTTATTTGACGGTAAAAGGAAAAGGTGGGCATGCCGCGATGCCAAAGGAATACAATAATCCTTTATTAATTGCGTCGCGTATTTTAATCGCGTTAGAAGCAGAATTTAAAAATGAAAAAAATAATTTTCCAACTGTTCTTGCTTTCGGAAAAATAATCGGAAATGGTGCTACCAATGTTATTCCTGCGGAAGTAAAAATAGAAGGAACTTTCCGAACGATGGATGAAAAATGGCGTTCGGAAGTGCACGAAAAAATAAAATTCATAGTGCAAAAAATAGCGAAAGATAGCGGAGGTGCTTGTGATGCAACGATTGTAAAAGGCTATCCATTTTTGGTAAACGACGAAACTGTTACTGGAAAAGCGCAGCATTGGGCAGAAATTTTTCTAGGAAAAGAAAACGTGGAAGAGTTGCCGATGCGTATGACAGCGGAAGATTTTGCTTTTTATTCGCAACAAATTCCAGCTTGCTTTTATAGATTGGGAACTGGAAATAAAGTAAAAAATATTGTTTCCGGTGTTCATACACCAACATTTGAAATTGATGAAAAAGCACTTGAAATTGGCGTGGGATTAATGACTTGGATTGCGCTGAATGAATTGGCAGAAAGATAA
- a CDS encoding MGMT family protein, with protein MNEKKQEPDFFQMVYQVARLIPKGRVTSYGAIAKYLGTARSARMVGWAMNAAHAQNPKAPAHRVVNRIGLLTGKNHFETPFAMQELLEKEGIRIAKDQIINFQKVFWDPTIELAL; from the coding sequence ATGAACGAAAAAAAACAGGAGCCCGATTTTTTTCAAATGGTGTATCAAGTGGCACGGCTCATCCCGAAAGGGCGCGTAACGAGTTATGGCGCCATTGCTAAATATCTCGGAACAGCACGTTCTGCGCGGATGGTAGGTTGGGCGATGAATGCAGCACATGCGCAAAATCCGAAAGCTCCTGCACATCGTGTGGTTAATAGAATAGGATTGTTGACTGGAAAAAATCATTTTGAAACGCCTTTTGCGATGCAAGAATTATTAGAAAAAGAAGGAATAAGAATTGCGAAAGACCAAATAATAAATTTTCAAAAAGTTTTTTGGGATCCGACTATTGAATTGGCATTGTGA
- the uvrC gene encoding excinuclease ABC subunit UvrC, producing MTDISEHLDLILKSLPDNPGVYQYFDKEEKIIYVGKAKNLKKRVTSYFNKDKHESGKTAVLVRKICDIKYIVVDTELDALLLENNLIKKYQPRYNVLLKDDKTYPWICIKNETFPRIFSTRNVVKDGSSYFGPYASIKLMNTVLDLIRQLYTIRNCNLQLSEENIQKKKFKVCLEFHLGNCKGPCEGLETESEYNQSIREIKDIVRGNIHSVTRQLKQMMQDYAQQFQFEKAQILKDKIEILEKYQSKSTIVTPDINNVDVFSILTDEKSGYVNFLKVFNGAIIQGHTIELKKKLDESPEELLALAITELRQRFESDAKEIIVPFPMEMGIPEAVFFVPQRGDKKKLLDLSERNVKYYRQEKNRKEELLNPEARYTRILEQMKKDLRLTELPFHIECFDNSNIQGAFPVAAMTVFKNAKPSKKDYRHFNIKTVEGPNDFASMEEIIFRRYNRLIEEGQKLPHLIVIDGGKGQLSAAVKSLEKLDLMGKVGIISIAKRLEEIYYPGDSLPLYLDKKSETLRIIQQIRDEAHRFGITHHRNKREKNLVQTELTKIKGISDKTAEKLLRELKSVKNIKETSQAILADFVGISKAKIIFDYFNAVA from the coding sequence ATGACGGATATTTCTGAACACCTTGATTTAATTTTAAAATCCTTGCCCGATAATCCGGGCGTGTATCAATATTTTGATAAAGAAGAGAAAATAATTTACGTAGGAAAAGCCAAAAATTTAAAAAAAAGAGTTACCTCGTATTTCAATAAAGACAAGCATGAGAGCGGAAAAACGGCAGTACTTGTTCGTAAAATTTGCGATATTAAATACATTGTTGTTGATACGGAGTTAGATGCTTTGTTGCTCGAAAATAATCTCATTAAAAAGTACCAACCGCGTTACAATGTATTGCTAAAAGACGATAAAACGTATCCTTGGATTTGCATTAAAAACGAAACTTTTCCTCGAATTTTTTCTACTCGAAATGTGGTTAAAGATGGCTCCTCTTATTTTGGTCCGTATGCCTCTATAAAGTTGATGAATACTGTGCTTGACCTCATTCGACAATTGTATACGATACGTAATTGCAACCTTCAATTGTCAGAAGAAAATATTCAGAAAAAAAAATTTAAAGTGTGTTTGGAATTTCATTTGGGAAATTGCAAAGGGCCTTGCGAAGGTTTGGAAACAGAATCGGAATACAATCAAAGCATTCGTGAAATTAAAGATATTGTTCGCGGAAATATTCATTCTGTTACCCGCCAATTGAAGCAAATGATGCAGGATTACGCACAGCAATTTCAATTTGAAAAAGCTCAAATTCTGAAAGATAAAATTGAAATACTCGAAAAATATCAAAGCAAATCAACTATTGTTACACCCGATATCAACAATGTGGATGTTTTTTCGATTTTGACGGATGAAAAATCCGGGTATGTAAATTTCTTGAAAGTGTTTAATGGTGCGATTATCCAAGGACATACGATTGAATTGAAAAAAAAATTGGATGAATCGCCTGAAGAATTATTAGCGCTTGCGATTACCGAATTGCGTCAACGTTTTGAAAGCGATGCGAAAGAAATTATTGTTCCTTTCCCAATGGAAATGGGCATTCCGGAAGCTGTGTTTTTTGTTCCGCAACGCGGAGATAAAAAGAAATTACTTGATTTGTCAGAGCGAAATGTAAAATATTATCGACAAGAAAAAAATAGAAAAGAAGAGTTGCTGAATCCCGAAGCACGATATACAAGGATTTTAGAGCAAATGAAAAAAGATTTGCGCTTAACAGAATTACCTTTTCACATCGAATGTTTTGATAATTCAAACATTCAAGGAGCTTTTCCAGTGGCGGCAATGACGGTTTTTAAAAATGCCAAACCGAGTAAAAAAGATTATCGTCATTTTAATATAAAAACTGTGGAAGGTCCGAATGATTTTGCGTCGATGGAAGAAATCATTTTCAGGCGTTACAACCGTTTGATAGAAGAAGGGCAGAAATTGCCGCATTTGATTGTGATTGACGGCGGAAAAGGGCAATTGAGCGCGGCGGTGAAAAGTTTAGAAAAGCTTGATTTGATGGGTAAAGTAGGAATTATTAGTATCGCAAAAAGATTGGAAGAAATATATTATCCCGGTGATTCTTTGCCTTTGTATTTGGATAAAAAATCGGAAACATTGCGTATCATTCAACAAATTCGCGATGAAGCGCATCGCTTCGGAATCACCCATCATCGGAATAAAAGAGAGAAAAATTTAGTGCAAACAGAACTCACAAAAATTAAAGGAATTAGCGATAAAACAGCAGAAAAATTATTACGGGAATTGAAATCCGTAAAAAATATAAAAGAAACTTCACAAGCTATATTAGCTGATTTTGTTGGTATTTCGAAAGCAAAAATAATTTTTGATTATTTTAATGCTGTCGCGTAA